The Pontibacter pudoricolor genome contains a region encoding:
- a CDS encoding M1 family metallopeptidase, whose product MKNTITRVAIVCLIWFCGLSAFAQNRTFTRQDTLRGSITPERAWWDLTYYHLSVQVNPADSTIKGMNTIQYKVLEPKQVMQIDMQQPMTINKVIQDGKSLTFKRDGNAYFVQLAADQKPGSVNKVDVYFGGKPTVSTNPPWTGGITWKKDSKGNPFIANSNQGSGASMWWPCKDHMYDEPDSMLISVRVPEHLMDVSNGRLRGVEQHNDRTKTYHWFVDNPINNYGVNISIADYAHFSEKYQGEKGVLDCNYYVLKENLDKAKVQFKDAGRMLQAFEHWFGPYPFYEDGYKLVEVPYLGMEHQSAVTYGNGYENGYRGRDLSGSGWGLKFDFIIIHESGHEWFANNITNKDVADMWIHESFTNYSENLFLDYHFGKQASSEYVIGTRQNIKNDRPIIGVYGVNKSGSGDMYYKGGNMLHTLRQIVDNDEKWRGILRGLNKDFYHQTVTTQQVEDYLSQHVGRDLKPFFDQYLRDVRIPKLEYQVNGKKLNYRWSNVVPGFDMPVKVFVDGKEQWLEPTTEWKEWKTRKKNPVVKVSPDFYVEAAVVKK is encoded by the coding sequence ATGAAAAATACAATCACCCGCGTAGCTATAGTTTGCCTGATCTGGTTTTGTGGTCTAAGTGCTTTTGCCCAGAACAGAACCTTTACCCGGCAGGATACCCTGCGCGGTTCCATCACCCCGGAGCGCGCCTGGTGGGACCTGACCTATTATCACCTGAGCGTACAGGTAAATCCTGCGGACAGCACCATCAAAGGGATGAACACCATTCAGTATAAAGTGCTGGAGCCAAAACAGGTCATGCAGATAGACATGCAACAGCCCATGACCATAAACAAGGTGATACAGGATGGAAAATCGCTCACTTTTAAGCGTGACGGAAATGCCTATTTTGTGCAGTTGGCAGCAGACCAGAAGCCAGGCAGCGTGAACAAGGTAGATGTTTATTTTGGCGGGAAACCTACGGTCAGCACAAATCCTCCCTGGACGGGTGGTATCACCTGGAAGAAGGACAGCAAGGGCAACCCGTTTATCGCTAATTCAAACCAGGGAAGTGGAGCGAGCATGTGGTGGCCCTGCAAAGACCATATGTACGACGAGCCAGACAGCATGCTCATCAGCGTACGCGTGCCGGAACACCTGATGGACGTATCGAATGGAAGACTCCGCGGCGTGGAGCAGCATAACGATCGTACAAAGACTTACCACTGGTTTGTAGATAATCCGATCAACAACTATGGGGTGAACATCAGTATCGCAGATTATGCGCATTTTTCGGAGAAGTACCAGGGCGAAAAGGGTGTGCTGGACTGCAATTATTATGTGCTGAAGGAAAACCTGGATAAGGCCAAAGTGCAGTTTAAAGATGCCGGACGCATGCTGCAGGCATTTGAGCATTGGTTCGGGCCTTACCCGTTCTATGAAGATGGTTACAAACTGGTGGAAGTCCCTTACCTGGGCATGGAGCACCAGAGTGCCGTTACCTATGGCAACGGCTACGAAAATGGTTACCGTGGCCGTGACCTGAGTGGCTCGGGTTGGGGCCTGAAATTTGACTTTATCATTATACACGAATCCGGGCACGAGTGGTTTGCCAACAACATCACAAACAAGGATGTGGCCGATATGTGGATACACGAGAGTTTTACCAACTACTCCGAAAACCTGTTCCTGGATTATCATTTCGGCAAGCAGGCCAGCAGCGAGTACGTGATTGGAACAAGGCAGAATATCAAAAACGACCGGCCTATTATTGGGGTGTATGGTGTAAACAAAAGCGGCTCGGGGGACATGTATTACAAGGGCGGTAACATGCTGCACACCTTGCGTCAGATCGTGGATAATGATGAGAAGTGGCGCGGCATCCTGCGTGGATTAAATAAGGACTTTTACCACCAGACTGTTACTACCCAGCAGGTAGAAGATTACCTGAGCCAGCATGTGGGCCGCGACCTGAAGCCATTCTTTGACCAGTACCTGCGCGATGTGCGCATACCCAAGCTGGAATACCAGGTAAATGGCAAAAAGCTGAACTATAGATGGAGCAACGTGGTGCCCGGTTTTGATATGCCTGTAAAGGTATTTGTGGATGGAAAAGAGCAATGGCTGGAACCGACTACTGAATGGAAAGAGTGGAAGACCCGCAAGAAAAACCCTGTCGTAAAAGTTAGCCCTGATTTTTATGTAGAGGCTGCCGTCGTTAAGAAGTAA
- a CDS encoding SulP family inorganic anion transporter, which produces MEEATAEDKATTPENEFHLPGLSVLRDAVQNASKKVPPRNKLQQDGIAGMTTAVSSLPDGMANGLLAGVNPIYGLYACIAGPIVGGVFSSTQLMMITATSASAIMAGQTIGNLPAEDRSNVFFLLVVLIGVFQTIMGLLGLGRLTRFVSFSVMTGFLTGISVLLVMSQLPTATGYAPNGDNSILQTVDLLRHINEVHLTTVSMAVLTILLAIFLQKTPLKKFFALIAIAIPSLIVYFFELEGVKVVQDIGDISGSTPSLIMPPFSAISIDIITGAIAVAIVILIQGAGVSQNVPNKNGEATSTSRDFIAQGAANIASGFMQGLPVGGSLGTTAVNVLARAQTRWAVIFSGLAMTFIVVALSGIVARTVMPSLGAMLILAGIRSIKLSDIASTWNSGWKSWPSLLAGGVTFGATLILPIPTAVGIGVLLSAFLYVTQSSTEITLVELKKQSDGKIEEHKAPKTLKGNQVTVLNVYGNLFYAGARTLEHLLPKPENAQNPVVILRLRGRKSLDATLISVLSDYASILKDVNGKLYLTGVSEQVYREVMHSDKLRINGPVKAFRQEPALGLSTHNAVVDAEAWLLECEEKESDK; this is translated from the coding sequence ATGGAAGAAGCTACCGCTGAAGATAAGGCCACAACACCGGAGAATGAGTTTCATTTGCCAGGGCTTTCCGTGCTGCGGGATGCGGTGCAAAACGCATCTAAAAAAGTACCGCCGCGCAACAAGCTCCAGCAGGATGGCATCGCCGGAATGACGACCGCTGTCAGTAGCCTGCCGGATGGCATGGCGAACGGTTTGCTAGCGGGCGTTAACCCCATTTACGGACTGTATGCCTGTATAGCAGGACCTATTGTAGGAGGTGTTTTTTCCAGCACCCAGTTGATGATGATAACAGCCACAAGTGCTTCGGCGATCATGGCGGGCCAGACTATAGGTAATCTGCCAGCGGAAGACCGATCAAATGTGTTTTTCCTGCTGGTAGTTCTTATCGGTGTTTTTCAGACTATAATGGGTCTGTTGGGCTTGGGCCGATTGACGCGCTTTGTTTCCTTTTCGGTTATGACCGGTTTTCTGACCGGTATCTCGGTCCTCTTGGTCATGAGCCAGCTCCCAACCGCCACCGGCTATGCTCCGAATGGAGATAACAGCATCCTCCAGACAGTTGATCTTTTAAGGCACATCAACGAGGTTCATTTAACTACCGTAAGCATGGCCGTATTAACTATCCTGCTTGCCATCTTCTTACAGAAAACCCCGCTTAAAAAATTCTTTGCACTAATTGCTATCGCCATTCCATCACTTATAGTTTACTTTTTTGAGCTGGAGGGCGTAAAAGTTGTGCAGGATATTGGTGATATCAGCGGCAGCACCCCGAGCCTAATCATGCCCCCTTTTTCAGCTATCAGTATAGATATTATTACCGGGGCTATAGCTGTAGCCATCGTCATCCTGATACAGGGTGCTGGCGTCAGCCAGAATGTTCCTAATAAAAATGGGGAAGCCACCAGCACCTCCCGTGATTTTATAGCTCAGGGCGCAGCGAATATTGCCAGTGGTTTTATGCAGGGCCTGCCAGTTGGCGGATCTTTGGGCACTACGGCCGTAAATGTGCTGGCCAGGGCGCAAACCCGCTGGGCTGTCATTTTCTCCGGCCTGGCGATGACGTTCATCGTTGTGGCACTGTCCGGCATAGTTGCCCGAACTGTTATGCCCTCCCTGGGTGCCATGCTCATACTGGCCGGAATCCGGAGCATCAAACTTTCAGACATCGCTTCAACCTGGAACTCCGGATGGAAATCATGGCCATCGTTACTGGCAGGAGGAGTTACCTTTGGCGCCACGCTGATATTGCCTATTCCTACGGCAGTGGGGATAGGCGTGCTTCTCTCTGCTTTCCTGTATGTTACACAATCATCTACCGAAATAACGCTGGTGGAGCTTAAAAAACAATCGGATGGAAAGATAGAGGAACACAAGGCACCCAAAACCCTGAAAGGAAACCAGGTAACAGTGCTGAACGTGTATGGTAACTTATTTTATGCCGGCGCCAGGACGCTGGAACATTTATTACCTAAACCTGAAAATGCGCAGAACCCCGTGGTTATACTGCGCCTGAGGGGCCGGAAGAGCCTGGATGCTACGCTCATTTCTGTGCTGTCCGACTATGCTTCGATACTAAAAGATGTAAACGGTAAACTATACCTTACAGGAGTGAGTGAACAGGTATACAGGGAAGTGATGCACTCAGACAAACTGCGCATAAACGGCCCGGTAAAAGCTTTCAGGCAGGAACCTGCGCTGGGGCTCTCGACACATAATGCTGTGGTGGATGCAGAAGCATGGCTGCTGGAATGCGAAGAAAAGGAGTCTGATAAATAG
- a CDS encoding Rieske 2Fe-2S domain-containing protein — protein MEQKSLIETIEKQEWLETAGDAVQPAVLNAFEAAGESGRVIKDAMHGTWLGHPLHPAITDVPIGSWTTAAVLDTLELMGEKRYAPGADAAVAIGLVGAAGAAITGLTDWTGTNKGMRNVGLMHGMLNAGATALYLTSLLLRRRKETRKTAIGLSMLGYGVVSAGAYLGGQLVFGMQTGVDHTATSAEPPSDFVAVLPEAELADNTMRCVQAGEVPVLLARKEGQIYALAHTCSHLGGPLSEGELLDGLRVKCPWHGSVFSLEDGSVAEGPATAPQPKYEVRTIAGQIEVRPA, from the coding sequence ATGGAGCAGAAGTCCCTGATCGAAACTATAGAAAAGCAGGAATGGCTGGAAACTGCCGGTGATGCCGTTCAGCCTGCTGTGTTAAACGCCTTTGAAGCCGCCGGCGAGTCGGGACGGGTTATAAAGGATGCCATGCACGGAACATGGCTCGGGCATCCGTTGCATCCTGCCATAACAGATGTGCCGATCGGGTCGTGGACAACTGCTGCTGTGCTGGATACACTGGAACTGATGGGTGAAAAAAGGTATGCTCCCGGTGCCGATGCGGCTGTAGCTATCGGGCTTGTGGGGGCAGCAGGGGCAGCCATAACCGGACTTACCGACTGGACAGGCACCAATAAAGGAATGCGGAATGTAGGGCTGATGCATGGGATGTTAAACGCAGGTGCTACTGCTCTCTACCTGACGTCGCTGTTGCTTCGGCGGCGCAAAGAAACCCGTAAAACGGCTATTGGGCTGTCTATGCTCGGGTATGGCGTGGTGAGTGCGGGAGCTTACCTTGGCGGGCAACTGGTTTTTGGTATGCAGACCGGCGTAGACCATACCGCCACCTCAGCGGAACCACCTTCAGATTTTGTTGCCGTATTGCCGGAAGCAGAATTAGCAGATAACACAATGCGCTGCGTGCAGGCAGGGGAAGTGCCGGTACTGCTGGCCCGCAAGGAAGGTCAGATCTATGCACTCGCTCATACCTGCTCGCACCTGGGCGGCCCACTTTCAGAAGGGGAGTTGCTGGATGGACTTCGCGTGAAGTGTCCGTGGCATGGCTCTGTTTTCTCGCTGGAAGATGGCAGTGTAGCAGAAGGACCGGCCACAGCGCCACAACCTAAGTATGAAGTAAGAACTATAGCCGGACAAATAGAAGTGCGCCCTGCATAA
- a CDS encoding cupin domain-containing protein, whose translation MQSNAQDHAKQSQGHDGHKIITKDKMQWSEGPAGLPAGAKLSVLAGDPTKEGPFTIRLMFPANYRISPHWHPTPEHVTVIEGALYMGMGDKLMESSATELQPGGFALMPAKSVHYAFTKAPTVVQVHGTGPFQITYINKADDPRNKEKMR comes from the coding sequence ATGCAGAGTAACGCCCAGGATCATGCGAAACAGAGTCAGGGTCACGATGGCCATAAAATAATTACCAAAGATAAAATGCAGTGGTCGGAGGGGCCGGCAGGTTTGCCCGCCGGTGCTAAACTATCAGTACTGGCAGGTGATCCAACAAAAGAAGGGCCTTTTACAATAAGGTTAATGTTCCCGGCAAACTATAGAATAAGTCCGCACTGGCACCCTACTCCCGAGCATGTGACCGTTATTGAAGGAGCCCTTTATATGGGTATGGGCGACAAGTTAATGGAGAGTAGTGCTACCGAACTGCAGCCCGGAGGATTTGCCCTGATGCCAGCTAAAAGTGTGCATTATGCTTTTACAAAAGCTCCGACAGTTGTCCAGGTCCATGGTACGGGACCTTTCCAGATTACCTATATTAACAAAGCGGACGATCCGAGAAATAAAGAAAAAATGCGCTGA
- a CDS encoding GH92 family glycosyl hydrolase, with product MKKRLLSVLLFTPLLAFAQGKPAPDLVKYVNPMIGTAKMGHTYPGATVPFGMVQLSPDTDTIPYEVNGKYNKDVYKYCAGYQHDDETIVGFSHTHFSGTGHSDLGDFLIAPTTGKLQLNPGTEDKPESGYRSAFSHANEVAEPAYYKVKLDDHNIVAELTASNRVGMHQYTFPKSDEAHIILDLMSGIYNYDGKTTWTFVRVENDTLITGYRQTNGWARTRTVYFAMAFSKPFYQYGNKDFAEAQVYKGFWRKFDQTKNFPEFAGKKIRAYFDFKTEAGEKIKIKFALSPVSTEGALANMKAEIPHWDFEKVKREGQAAWNKELNKVVVDAGKDDLVNFYTAMYHAFLGPTTYMDVDGKYRGLDMNVHQADGFTNYTSFSLWDTYRALHPLFNILQPARNNDMIKSMLAHYDQSVHKMLPVWSHHANENWCMIGYHAVPVIADAVMKGNANFDVNRALDACVQTARTRYYDGLEYYMEMGYVPEDKNGSSVSKTLEYAYDDWCIAQMAKKLNRQDIYEEFSKRALNYKNVFDAKSGYMRPKLSDGTWKQEFDPLDTHGQGFIEGNSWNYSLYVPHDPAEMISMMGGKVRFVQHLDSLFTMELPDKYFENTEDISRDGIIGNYVHGNEPSHHVAYLYNWTDQPWKTQERTRMVLKAMYKPTIDGLGGNDDFGQMSAWYIFSALGFYPVAPGSEQYAITSPNVKAATINLENDKTFTIDVKNQKDKNVYIQKMELNGKPVNRTYLTHTEIMSGGKLTFYMSDKPNKKLMAIAP from the coding sequence ATGAAAAAACGCTTACTGTCTGTTTTACTGTTTACGCCCTTACTTGCATTTGCGCAGGGCAAACCGGCACCAGATCTGGTAAAATATGTAAACCCGATGATAGGTACTGCCAAGATGGGCCATACGTACCCGGGAGCTACCGTACCTTTCGGCATGGTGCAGCTTAGCCCCGACACCGATACGATTCCTTATGAAGTAAATGGCAAGTATAACAAAGACGTGTATAAGTACTGCGCCGGCTATCAGCACGACGACGAAACCATAGTTGGTTTCAGCCATACGCATTTCAGCGGTACCGGCCACTCTGATCTGGGTGATTTTCTGATTGCTCCTACAACCGGTAAACTGCAGCTGAATCCGGGTACCGAAGACAAGCCGGAGAGTGGCTACCGTTCGGCATTCTCGCATGCCAACGAAGTAGCCGAACCAGCATACTATAAGGTGAAACTCGACGATCATAACATAGTGGCAGAGCTTACGGCCAGCAACCGCGTGGGCATGCACCAGTACACATTCCCGAAATCTGACGAGGCGCACATCATCTTAGACCTGATGTCGGGTATTTATAATTATGATGGAAAAACCACCTGGACCTTTGTGCGTGTAGAAAATGATACCCTGATCACCGGTTACCGGCAGACCAATGGCTGGGCCCGCACCCGCACGGTTTACTTTGCTATGGCTTTCAGCAAGCCGTTTTATCAGTATGGCAACAAAGATTTTGCAGAGGCGCAGGTTTACAAAGGCTTCTGGCGTAAGTTCGATCAGACTAAAAATTTCCCGGAATTTGCCGGCAAAAAAATACGGGCATATTTCGATTTCAAGACGGAAGCAGGAGAGAAGATCAAGATTAAGTTTGCCCTGTCGCCGGTAAGTACCGAGGGTGCCCTGGCTAACATGAAAGCCGAGATACCGCACTGGGATTTTGAAAAAGTAAAACGCGAAGGGCAAGCCGCCTGGAACAAAGAACTGAACAAGGTTGTAGTGGATGCCGGTAAAGACGATCTGGTGAATTTCTACACTGCCATGTATCACGCTTTCCTGGGGCCAACCACCTACATGGACGTAGATGGCAAGTACAGGGGCCTTGACATGAATGTGCACCAGGCAGATGGCTTTACCAACTATACCAGCTTCTCACTCTGGGATACCTACCGTGCACTGCACCCCTTATTCAATATCCTGCAGCCTGCCCGCAACAACGATATGATCAAGTCTATGCTGGCGCACTACGACCAGAGTGTACATAAAATGTTGCCGGTGTGGTCGCATCACGCCAACGAGAACTGGTGCATGATCGGGTACCACGCGGTGCCCGTTATTGCGGATGCGGTGATGAAAGGGAATGCAAATTTTGATGTAAACCGGGCGCTGGATGCCTGTGTGCAAACTGCCCGCACCCGCTACTACGATGGCCTGGAATATTACATGGAGATGGGCTATGTGCCGGAAGACAAAAATGGTTCTTCGGTATCTAAAACACTGGAGTATGCTTACGACGACTGGTGCATCGCGCAAATGGCAAAAAAACTTAACCGACAGGATATTTACGAAGAGTTTAGCAAGCGTGCGCTCAACTATAAAAATGTGTTTGATGCTAAGTCGGGCTACATGCGCCCTAAACTGAGCGACGGAACATGGAAGCAGGAGTTTGACCCACTGGATACGCATGGACAGGGCTTTATTGAGGGGAACTCCTGGAACTATAGTTTGTACGTACCCCACGACCCTGCTGAGATGATTTCGATGATGGGAGGAAAGGTGCGCTTTGTGCAACACCTGGATTCATTATTCACGATGGAACTGCCTGATAAATACTTCGAAAATACGGAAGATATTTCACGTGATGGAATTATCGGAAATTACGTGCACGGTAACGAACCATCACACCATGTAGCTTACCTATACAACTGGACCGATCAGCCCTGGAAAACCCAGGAGCGCACGCGCATGGTCTTGAAAGCAATGTATAAGCCAACTATAGACGGGCTTGGCGGCAACGACGACTTCGGACAAATGAGCGCATGGTATATTTTCAGTGCGTTGGGTTTTTACCCGGTAGCTCCCGGCTCAGAACAATACGCCATCACCAGTCCCAATGTGAAGGCTGCAACTATAAACCTGGAGAACGATAAAACATTTACTATAGATGTGAAGAACCAGAAAGACAAAAATGTGTACATCCAGAAAATGGAACTGAACGGTAAGCCTGTTAACCGCACTTACCTGACACACACTGAAATCATGAGTGGTGGAAAGCTTACCTTCTACATGTCTGACAAGCCAAATAAGAAGTTAATGGCAATCGCTCCTTAA
- a CDS encoding pseudouridine synthase, with protein MKALNSSLKYFIVQKLNVSNKVAINYILSGRVLVNGRQGTLNQVLQPEDKVQLDETVIRESRKNVYIAYHKPRGIESTLNTQIDNNLIQALNYSETVYPVGRLDKASEGLMLLTNDGRTLFNILHAEKHQEKEYLVTVDKPLTQQALERLAEGIVIMGQRTRPAIVSQVDEITFKIILTQGLNRQIRRMCYKLGYQVEKLVRTRIITLELGNLAPGQWRFLNQAEISNLIKYISD; from the coding sequence ATGAAAGCGCTCAACTCCTCTCTCAAGTATTTTATAGTTCAGAAATTAAACGTATCCAATAAAGTTGCTATCAACTATATTCTTTCGGGGAGGGTTTTGGTAAATGGCAGACAAGGCACCTTAAACCAGGTACTACAGCCGGAAGATAAAGTTCAGTTAGATGAAACGGTGATCAGAGAATCAAGAAAGAATGTTTACATCGCCTATCATAAACCACGCGGCATAGAATCCACCTTAAACACCCAGATAGATAATAACCTTATACAGGCATTAAACTATAGCGAAACAGTTTACCCTGTCGGGCGACTTGATAAGGCATCAGAAGGACTTATGTTACTCACCAATGACGGCAGAACCTTATTTAATATCCTTCATGCTGAAAAACACCAGGAAAAGGAATACCTGGTAACTGTAGATAAACCTTTAACACAACAGGCGCTTGAACGGCTTGCTGAAGGTATCGTTATCATGGGCCAGAGAACACGCCCCGCAATTGTCAGCCAGGTAGATGAAATTACCTTTAAAATCATACTGACACAGGGCCTTAACCGGCAGATCAGGAGAATGTGTTACAAGTTAGGTTACCAGGTTGAGAAGCTCGTGCGGACCCGCATCATAACCCTTGAACTGGGCAATCTAGCGCCTGGCCAATGGCGCTTTCTGAATCAGGCAGAGATCAGTAATCTAATAAAGTACATTTCTGATTGA
- a CDS encoding bile acid:sodium symporter family protein, translated as MDDFLTRFLNFIVPVFSVLSMFSAGLPYTMQEIVEPLKNRKGVILALMANFLLVPALTILIIKVFSLHPTLEAGLILAACGAGAPFLIQLAGMAKVDVALAATCLILLLPATALFMPLVVPMALPEANVSAWSILEPLLLTMLLPLAAGMLLKGYLPEWAQLLQPWAAKLSGITLVLLFLTSLVLYFGTVIALFGSGAILAAIVFVLGCYGIGYLIAWSPGIRHLIGLATAQRNIAAATVVATLSFESRGPLVMVIIISLISMAILFPLAWWLGKRKQNEITNPDINYGK; from the coding sequence ATGGATGATTTTCTAACCCGGTTTCTGAACTTTATTGTACCTGTTTTCTCGGTGCTGAGTATGTTTTCTGCCGGACTCCCCTATACAATGCAGGAGATTGTGGAGCCACTTAAAAACAGAAAAGGGGTTATACTGGCCTTAATGGCCAACTTCTTACTTGTACCGGCTCTCACTATTCTTATTATAAAAGTTTTCTCCCTGCACCCTACACTGGAGGCAGGGCTTATATTAGCAGCGTGCGGAGCCGGGGCTCCGTTCCTGATACAACTGGCCGGAATGGCAAAGGTAGATGTTGCACTTGCAGCCACCTGCTTAATTCTGCTATTACCGGCAACGGCACTTTTTATGCCCCTTGTGGTACCTATGGCACTACCTGAAGCAAATGTGAGCGCCTGGAGTATTCTGGAACCACTGTTACTGACCATGCTCCTGCCGCTGGCTGCCGGAATGCTGCTTAAGGGTTACTTGCCTGAGTGGGCACAACTGCTACAGCCCTGGGCTGCAAAACTATCCGGTATAACACTGGTTCTGCTGTTCTTAACCTCCCTGGTTCTCTACTTCGGAACCGTAATAGCCTTATTCGGGTCCGGGGCAATTCTGGCTGCAATCGTTTTTGTTCTGGGTTGCTATGGTATTGGGTACCTTATTGCCTGGTCGCCGGGTATCCGGCACCTGATAGGTCTTGCCACCGCCCAGCGTAACATTGCAGCGGCCACCGTGGTAGCCACGTTAAGTTTCGAAAGCAGGGGCCCGCTTGTAATGGTTATCATCATTTCGCTCATCAGCATGGCTATCCTCTTCCCGCTGGCCTGGTGGCTCGGAAAAAGAAAACAAAATGAAATTACTAATCCCGATATCAACTATGGAAAATAG
- a CDS encoding S9 family peptidase: MHNLKLRTFLLQLLLLFFISFQALAQGYQNRQWLRSGDTYVQSEQGQLVKHKLPEDATEIFLNKTALVPAGKTEPLKIRSFDLSADEQKVLIYTNTQKVWRYDTRGDYWVYDLQKKTLRQVGANRPESSLMFAKFSPDGSKVAYVSEHNIYVDDLQSGDQKQLTKDGSRKLINGTFDWAYEEEFSARDGFRWSPDSKKIAFWQLDATQVKDYIMFDMLDGVYTKVIPVEYPVAGEAPSPYKIGVVGIDNAATRWMEIPGDPKNTYLPRMEWASNANELIMQQLNRKQNESTLYLSNADNGKTRQIYTEKDKAWIDILPSWDGTYNYGGWDWLNGGKEFLWASEKDGWRHLYRVSRDGKKENLITKGNYDVMEIAGVDEKGGYVYFLASPDNATQQYLYRTRLNGKGKAERLTPASQPGTHNYSLSPNAKFAQHRFSNHYTKPVSEWVALPDHKALGGESAVQKALASADKAANRVEFIKVKSADGVEMDAWMAKPANFDPKKKYPILFYVYSEPANQTVKDTYGAGMNFLYGGDMAEDGYIYVSVDNRGTPAPKGREWRKSIYRKVGQLNISDQAAAARELLKLPYVDASRVAVWGWSGGGSATLNLLFQHPDIYKTGISVAAVANQLTYDNIYQERYMGLPQENREDFVKGSPITYAKNLQGNLLYIHGTGDDNVHYNNAEQLVNELIKYNKQFQFMPYPNRSHSISEGEGTGEHLSTLFTNYLKQYCPPGGR; this comes from the coding sequence ATGCACAATTTAAAACTACGAACCTTTCTTTTGCAGTTACTACTGCTGTTTTTTATCTCGTTCCAAGCCCTGGCACAGGGCTATCAGAACCGACAGTGGCTCAGATCCGGCGATACTTATGTGCAATCCGAACAGGGACAACTTGTAAAGCATAAATTACCTGAAGACGCTACAGAGATCTTCCTGAACAAAACGGCGCTGGTGCCTGCCGGAAAAACAGAACCGCTAAAGATCAGGAGCTTTGACCTGTCGGCGGATGAGCAGAAGGTGCTGATCTATACCAACACCCAAAAAGTATGGCGTTACGATACCCGGGGCGATTACTGGGTATATGATTTACAGAAAAAAACCTTGCGCCAGGTAGGAGCCAACAGACCGGAATCGTCACTGATGTTCGCCAAGTTTTCGCCGGATGGTAGCAAAGTAGCTTATGTGAGCGAGCACAATATTTATGTGGATGACCTGCAAAGCGGAGATCAAAAACAGCTGACCAAAGACGGTAGCCGCAAACTGATCAACGGTACGTTTGACTGGGCTTATGAAGAAGAGTTTTCTGCCCGAGATGGTTTCCGCTGGAGCCCGGACAGCAAAAAGATCGCCTTCTGGCAACTGGATGCCACACAGGTAAAAGATTACATCATGTTTGACATGTTAGATGGTGTGTATACCAAGGTAATTCCGGTAGAGTATCCGGTTGCCGGCGAAGCCCCGTCCCCTTACAAAATTGGTGTTGTCGGCATAGATAATGCTGCTACCCGCTGGATGGAAATTCCGGGAGACCCGAAGAATACCTACCTGCCTCGCATGGAGTGGGCTTCTAATGCCAATGAGCTCATCATGCAGCAGCTGAACCGCAAACAAAATGAGAGCACACTATACCTGAGCAATGCTGATAACGGGAAAACCAGACAGATCTATACCGAAAAAGACAAAGCCTGGATCGACATTTTGCCGAGCTGGGACGGAACCTATAATTATGGTGGCTGGGACTGGCTGAACGGCGGCAAGGAATTTTTGTGGGCCAGTGAAAAAGATGGCTGGCGCCACTTGTACCGTGTAAGCCGGGATGGCAAAAAAGAGAACCTGATCACGAAAGGCAACTACGATGTGATGGAAATTGCAGGAGTAGACGAAAAAGGCGGCTATGTTTACTTCCTGGCTTCGCCGGACAACGCTACGCAGCAATACCTGTACCGCACCCGCCTGAACGGAAAAGGCAAAGCAGAGCGCCTGACGCCGGCATCTCAGCCGGGCACACACAACTATAGTTTGTCGCCTAACGCAAAGTTTGCACAGCACCGTTTCTCAAACCATTATACCAAACCAGTAAGTGAGTGGGTAGCATTGCCAGACCATAAGGCGTTGGGTGGAGAAAGCGCCGTGCAAAAAGCATTGGCCAGTGCCGATAAAGCAGCTAACCGTGTAGAGTTTATCAAAGTTAAATCAGCTGATGGCGTGGAGATGGATGCCTGGATGGCCAAGCCTGCCAACTTCGACCCGAAGAAAAAATACCCGATCTTGTTCTATGTTTACTCCGAACCTGCCAACCAGACCGTGAAAGACACCTACGGCGCAGGCATGAATTTCCTGTACGGTGGCGACATGGCGGAAGACGGTTATATTTATGTGTCGGTAGATAACCGTGGTACGCCTGCCCCTAAAGGAAGAGAATGGCGAAAGAGTATTTATCGTAAAGTGGGCCAGCTTAACATCTCTGACCAGGCAGCCGCTGCCCGTGAGCTGCTGAAACTGCCTTATGTGGATGCATCGCGTGTAGCAGTGTGGGGTTGGAGCGGCGGCGGCTCTGCTACACTTAACCTGCTGTTTCAGCACCCGGATATCTACAAAACCGGTATTTCGGTAGCAGCAGTGGCTAACCAACTTACCTACGACAACATTTACCAGGAGCGCTACATGGGCCTGCCTCAGGAAAACCGCGAAGATTTTGTGAAAGGCTCACCGATCACGTATGCTAAAAACCTGCAGGGCAACCTGCTTTACATCCACGGCACCGGCGACGATAACGTGCACTACAACAATGCCGAGCAACTGGTAAACGAACTGATCAAGTATAACAAGCAGTTCCAGTTTATGCCGTACCCTAACCGCTCGCACAGTATTTCGGAAGGAGAAGGCACAGGAGAGCACCTGTCTACATTGTTTACAAATTACCTGAAACAATACTGCCCTCCGGGCGGCAGGTAG